One Burkholderia gladioli genomic window, GATCCGCAACGGCTCGCTCTCGATCGACACCGGCAAGATCGCGGACGGCATCCTGCAGACGGCTCGCGAGCTGGTGCAGACGCCGGTCAAGCTCGGCTGAGGGCGGCGGGGGGCGACCGCAATCGGCACGCGGATGGTCCGCGCGCCGGCGTTTTGAGCGAGACGCAATGAAAGAAGCACTGCTGGCGACGATCAACGACGAGCACGCGACGGTGGAAGCCTTCGCCTCCCTGCTCGCCTACGAGCAACAGGCGCTGACGGCGGCCTCGCCGGCCGATACGCTGCCCGACATCATCGAGCGCAAGACCCAGCTGGTCGAGCGCCTGGCCACGCTCGAGAAGCAGCGCGACGTGCAGCTCGCCGCGCTCGGCTACCCGGCCGGCCGCGTCGGCATCGACGCCGCCTCGGAGCGCGACCCGAGCGTCGCGAGCCGCTGGAAGCTGCTGCGCGAGGCCACCGAGCGCGTGCGCCACGCCAACCTCAACAACGGCATGCTGATCCGCATCCGCATGGACTACAACGAGCGCACCCTGCAGGTGCTGCGCGCCCAGCCGGCGCGCGCCGGCCTGTACGGCCCGGACGGGCGCGTGTCGGGCGCGGCGCGCTGAGATCGCTTCCCCCAGAACCGTCACGCGCGGCATCGGCCGCGGGTGACGGTTTCGTTTTTTCCCCGCTTGAATCTCGATGAAGTGCGCCGGTCAGGCGCGCGGCTCAGTCGCGACCAGGTCGAATGGGCCGCGCCGCGACAGCCGCTGCCCATCCCGCGCGTAACCATGGCGCGCATAAAAGCGATGCGCATCGGCGCGGTGGTCGCCGCTCGTCACCTCGGTCTTCACGCAGCCGGCGGCCTCGAACCAGGCCGCGGCGGCGGCCATCAGCGCGCCACCGATGCCGCGCGAGCGCCGGCCCTGGTCGACCACCAGGCTCGTGATGCGGCCCAGTCGCCCCTCGGCATGAAACAGCGGCAGGGCGTGCAGGCTGATGCAGCCGGCGATCTCGCTGCCGACCGCCGCCACCAGCACCGTGTCGGCCGCGCTGCCGGCCAGCGCCTCGAGCCGGCCCTGGACCTGGGCCGGCCCGGCCTCGTAACCGAGCTGGCGCAGCAGCGCCGAGACGGCCGGCGCATCGGCCGGCCGCGCCGCGCGGATCGCCACCGCCGGCGCGCCGCTCATTCGCCCGCGTCGGCGTCGATCGAGAGCTCGGCCGCCACCGCCGCGATCCGCGCCCGATGCACCGCCTCGCGGATTCCTTCCGGATTGCCGCGCAGCCCGGCCGCCACCTGGCCGGCATCCACCGAGCGCGCGGCCAGCAGCGCGCGCCGCAGGCGCTCGGCCTGCGGATAGGGCTGCGCCTCCAGCCCGAGCCGCCCGCGCGCATCCGATTCGCAGGCCTGCAGCATCTCGGCGAAGCGGCCGGGCTTGCGCAGCGCGTCGGCGCGTTCCAGGAAGCGCACCAGCGCGGCCGCGCCCATCTTCATCACCTGGTGCAGGTTGCCGTGCTCGCGCGCCACCAGCAGGGCCAGGTCGCGGCATTCGTTCGGCACGCGCAGGCGCTCGCTCAAGGGCTTGAGCAGATCGACGCTGCGGCCTTCATGGCCGATATGGCGCGGCAGCACGTGCTCGGGCGTGGTGGCCTTGCCGAGATCGTGGGTCAGCGCGGCGAAGCGCACCGGCAGCGTGTAGCCGTGCCGCGCCGCGTAGTCGACCACCATCATCACGTGCACGCCGGTATCCACCTCGGGGTGGTAGTCGGCGCGCTGCGGCACGCCGAACAGCGCGTCGACCTCGGGCAGGATGCGCGCCAGCGCCCCGCATTCGCGCAGCACCTCGAACATCCGCGAGGGTTTCGCCTCCATCAGCCCGCGCGAGAGCTCCTGCCAGACCCGCTCGGGCACCAGCGCGTCGACCTCGCCGGCCGTCACCATCTCGCGCATCAGCGCGAGCGTCTCGGGCGCGACCGTGAAATCGGCGAAACGGGCCGCGAAGCGCGCGATCCGCAGGATCCGCACCGGATCCTCGACGAAGGCCGGGCCGACGTGGCGAAAGCGCTTCGCGGCCAGGTCGGCGCGGCCGTCGAACGGATCCACCACCGGGCCGACCAGGCTGCCGTCGGGGCTCAACTCGCGCGCCATCGCGTTGATGCTCAGGTCGCGGCGCGCCAGGTCCTCCTCGAGCGTGACGTCGGGCGCGAAATAGAACTGGAAGCCGTGATAACCGGCCGCGGTCTTGCGCTCGGTGCGCGCCAGCGCGTATTCCTCGTGGGTGCGCGGATGCAGGAACACCGGGAAATCCTTGCCGACCGGGCGATAGCCCTGGGCCGCCAACTGCTCGGGCGTCGCGCCGACCACCACGTAGTCGCGATCCTGGACCGGCACGCCGAGCAGTTCGTCGCGAATCGCGCCGCCGACTGCGTAGATCTTCATGACCTCACCTCCTTGCCGCGGCGCGCGGCGCCGGGCCGCCGCCGCATTCCCTGGTCCATCGTCGCTCAGTGATCGAACACGCGCGTCTCGTGACGCGCCTCGTCGGCCCAGGCCGCCACCGCCGGCACCGCGAGCATGCGCGCCACATAAGCCGCCGCGACCTCGGATAGCGGCGGCGCATAGGTGACGAAGCGCATCACCACCGGCGCGTACATCGCGTCGGCGATGCCGAAGGCACCGAACAGGAACGGCCCGCCCGAGGCAGCGAGGCAGTCGCGCCACAGCGCGTCGATGCGCGCCACGTCGGCCAGCGCCGCCGGCGAGGCCTCGCGGCCCGGCAGGGTGGCGCGGATATCGAGCGGCATCTCGGCGCGCAGCGCGACGAAGCCGGCATGCATCTCGGCCGACACGCTGCGCGCGCGGGCCCGCGCGGCCGGCTCGGCCGGCCACATGGCCAGCGCCGGATGACGCTCGGCCAGGGTCTCGGCGATCGCCAGCGAATCCCAGATCGCCAGGCCGTCGTCGTCGATCAGGCAGGGCACCTTGCCCGAGGGCGATACCGCGCGGATCCGCGCGCTCGTCTCGGGCGTGCGCAGCTCGATCAGCGTCTCGTCGAAGGGGATCCCGAAGTGCCGCATCAGCACCCAGGGCCGCATCGACCACGAGGAATAGCTCTTGTCGCCAATGATCAATTGCATGCTCGAACCTTGCTGCTTCATCAAAAATAAGTGAATCGGGGGCGATGCCCTGCCGCGCTCAGCGACGCGCGCGCCAGGCATCGTGGCGCGTGCCGCCGGCGCCGAGGTAGGACGGCGCCACGCTCTCGATGCTGGCCGGCCGGATCCCCAGCTCGGGCGCGAGCGGCCCGCTCGCCAGGTTGGGCACGCGCATCGAATCGAGGTTGTCGCGCGTCATCACCGGCTCGCCGGGCAGGCACTCGAACAGGCGCGCCTGCCACCGCGCCAGCGCGTCGGGCAGGCGCAGGATGCGTGCCTCGTGCCCGACCAGTACGCCGCAGTAGCGCACCAGTTGCTCGAGCGTGTAGACCTTCGGGCCGCCCAGCTCGTAGGTCTTGCCATACGCCTCGCGCAGCCCGCTGACGCGGCTCAGCGCCTGCGCGACGTCGCCGACGTAGATCGGCTGGAATTGCGCGTCGGGCATCGCCAGCGGCAGCACCGGCAAGCTGCGCTGCAGCCGCGCGAAGGTGCTCAGGAACGCGTCGCCGGGGCCGAACACCACCGAGGGCCGCAGCACCGTGACCGCCAGCGCGCCGCCGGAAGCGGCCGCCGCCGCATGCAGCGCGGCCTCGCCGTCGCCCTTGGAACGCTGGTACATGCTGGGCCCGCGCGAATCGGCACCGAGCGCGCTGACCTGCACCAGTTGCGGGACGCCGGCCTCGGCGCAGGCCGCCGCCAGCGCCGCCGGCAGCGCCACGTGGGCCTGCCGGAAACCTTCGCCGTAAGGCTTGCCGTGGCCGCCGTGCAGGACGCCGACCAGGTTGACGGCCACCTGCGCGCCGGCCACGAAGCGCGCCAGGCTGCGGGTATCGAAGCTGTCCAGCTCGACGATCTCGACCGGCAGCGTGGCGAGATGGCGGGCATGCTCGCGGCGCCGCGCGGCGATCCGCACCGGGCGGCCGTCGCGAACCAGGTTCGCGACCAGGCGGGCACCGATGAAGCCGGTACCGCCGATCAGGGCGAGGGGCGGGCGATCCATGGGCGAGCCTCCGTCAGCTGTCGACTGCGCGCCGCGACGATCGGGCTGCTGCCTGCCCTGCCTCGACCGCGCGCGGGAAACAAATCGCGGGCCGCGATCCCGCCGCGGCCCGCGCGAAAGGTAAGGCCCGGCTCGACCCGGCAGGTGGCCCGGGCCGGCCCCGGCTCCCGGCTCAGGGCGAGACGAAACCGAGCCGCGCCTTCAGCGACTGCGGCTTGCCCTCGAACAGCGCCGCGTAATAGGTGGTGTTCGACAGCACGTTCTTCACGTAGTCGCGCGTCTCGTTGAAGGGGATGGTCTCGGCGAAGATCGCGCCCTCGACCGGCTGGGTCAGCACCTGCCGCCACTGGCGCGGGCGTCCCGGCCCGGCGTTGTAGCCGGCCGTGGCCAGCACCGCCGAATCGTCGAACTTCTGGTAGATGTCGGACAGGTACCAGGTGCCGAGCTGGATATTGGTGTCGATGTCGTGCATCTGCGCGCGCGAGAGACCGCCCATGCCGAGCTTCTTGGCCACCAGTTGCGCGGTGGCCGGCATCAGCTGCATCAGGCCGCCGGCGCCCGCCGAGGAACGCGCGCTGGTGATGAAGCGCGATTCCTGTCGGATCAGGCCATAGGCCCACTCGATATCGAGCCCGCTGGTGGCCGCGTAGCGCTCCACGATCGGCCGATACGGCGAGGGATAGCGCAGCGTGAAGTCGTGCATCGCGGTGGTGCGATCGGCCGTGTTGACGGTGCGGTCGAGCATGTCGATGCGCTTGGCGTATTCGGCCGCGGCCAGCAGTTGGCGATCGGTCATGCCGCGCAGCGGCCAGTTCCATTCGCGATTGCCTTCCAGGCGCAGGTTCAGCGCGTAGAACCGGCGCGCCAGCGCGAAGCCTGGCACCTGGCTCATCGCGTCGACCTCGGCGTCGCTGACGGTGGTGCGCGGCGGGATCACGGTCTTCTGGCCCAGTTCCTCGGCAGACAGTTGGCCGTAGAAGTCGAAACGGCCCGCCACCTGCTCGAAGTCGCGGTTCGCACCGCCGGCATCGCCGGCCTGCTTCAGCGCGCGGCCATGCCAGTAGAGCCAGGCCGGCTGGGCGCGCAGCTCGTCGGGCATCTGGTCGATGGCCCAGCGCACCGAGGGCCAGTCGCCGGCCAGCAGCGCGGCGCGCACGCGCCATTCGTAGCCGGGCACCGACAGGGGCGCGCCGCCGGACTGCTTGTAGTACTGCAGCGCCATCGGCGAGCGCTTGAGCGCCGCCTGCATGCCGATCTCGCCCCAGGCGATCGCCTGCTCCGACTTGGAGAGCTGGGTGAGCGTGCCCATCATGCCGGCCGCCTGGTCGGGATCGTTGCGCGCCATGCGCGTGATCGCGATCAGCGCCAGCTGGCGCGAGACGGCATCGCTGCCGACGCCGCGCGCGAGGAACAGCGGCGGTGCGCCGGCGGCCTGGTCGAAGCCGGCCGGGCGCGGGCCGAGCACGTCGACGATCTTGCCGGCGGTGGTGGTGTAGTTCTGCTCGAAGGCCAGGCGCGCCTGGGTCCAGACGTCGTCGGACGAGAACTGCTGGTTGACCGCCAGCGCCGAGATCAGGTCGACGCAGGCATCGCCGTAGTTCTTCGGCTCGACCAGCAGGTGGCGCGCCATGTCGGCGACGTTCTCGCCGCGCGAGGCGCGCGACTCGAGCGAGTAGCACTTCACCTGGGTGTCGTCGTCGAGCACGAAGCGCTTGTACTGCTCGTCGAAGCCGCGCCAGTCATGACGCGCGCCCAGCACCAGCAGGTAGTCGTTGCGCATGCGGTCGGCGATCGCCTGGCCGTCGTAGCGCTGCAGGAAGGACAGCACCGGCGCGTCGGGCGCGTCGATGCGAGCCTTGCCCGAGCTGTCGAACAACTGCGGCTTGATCTGGAAATACTCGAGATAGGACGGCGCCGGATAATTCGGGATCATCGCGGCGAGCTGCGCGGCGCGGGCCGGGTTGTTGGCGCGCGCGGCCTCGCGTAGCTGGACGAAGACCTGATCGTCGTTCGACGTGACGTCGTCGACGGGTTGAGCGGCACACGCGGCGGCGCCCGCGGCCAGTACGACCGCCGACAGCGTCATGGCGGCCGCGCGATATACTCGGACGAGGCTGGTTGACATCGTTTTTCATGGAGCACGAAGTGAGCGAAAGCATAGCACGCCCCCCCGTCGCCAATCGCAAGCAGGCGCTGCGCGAAACGCTCGCGCCGCTGCGTCGCGCGGCGAGCGGCGAGGCGGCCGCGAATGCCGCGCTGGCGCGCCGGATCCTCGATCTGCTCGGCAAGCATCCGCTGCTCACGGTGGGCTTCTACTGGCCGCTGCCGGGCGAATTCGACGCACGCGCCACGGTCGCCGAATGGCTCGCCGACGACCATCGCCGCCGCGCCGCGCTGCCGGTGATCGCCGAGCCCCATACGCCGCTGTCGTTTCGGCGCTGGACCCCGGACGCGCCGATGCGCACCGGCCATCACCGCATCCCCGAGCCGGCCGAGGGTGAGGCGCTGGTGCCGGACCTGCTGCTGATCCCCTGCGTCGGCTTCGACAAGCAGGGCTTCCGGCTCGGCTACGGCGGCGGTTACTACGACCGCACGCTGGCGGCCTGGCCGAACGAGGCGCTGCCGGTGACGATCGGCGTGGCCTACGAAGTGTCGGCGCTCGACGCGCTGCCGCGCGAATCGCACGACCGCCCGCTCGACTGGATCCTCACCGAGCGCCACGCCTATCGCTCGGGCGCGGCCGGCTGAGCCGCCCGCCATTCTCCCTTCCTTCTTGCCCGCCTACAGCGAAGCGGCCGCGCGCGCGGCCGTGTCGTAGAGCCCCGAGGCATTGCGCAGCAGTTGCGCGGCCTCGCCGATCTGCCGGTTGGTCAGCCCGCTCTCCTTGAGCGTCTCGATCAGGCAGCGCTCGCGCACCTCGCGGTACTGCTCGCAGAGCGCGCGCCCGGCCGGCGTCACCGAGAACAGCACCTCCTTGCCCGACTTCTCGCCGCACACGTAGCCGCGCGCGGCGAGCTTCTTCAGCGCGTAGGTGGCAACGTGCGTATCCTCGATATTCAGGACGAAACAGATGTCGGCGAGCTTCTTCTTGCGGTCGCGATGGCCCACGTGGTGCAGCAGCGAGACCTCGATCGCGGTCATGTCCTTGGCGCCGGCCGCGTCCATGCAGCGGACCATCCAGCGATTGAACGCATTGCTCGCCATGATCAGCCCGTATTCGAGTTCGGACAGCTCGACGCTGGTCTCGGAGACGAGATGTTCGGACGAAACGATCTGGGCGGGCGAGCGGGGCGCTTTGTCTGGCACGGCGGGAACCATCGAGGGCGGGGAATGGCCGCAGTGTACGCCAGATGCGCGCGATTACCGCCGTAACACGCCCTCCTTATCGATAATTTATCGATAAATTATTGATGATGTATCATCCGCAGCAATCGATGCCCGTGAGCCGCCCATGACCGCTCCCCGTCTCTACCCGCTAGGCGATACCGCTCTCGTCTGCGAAGCGCCGCCGCCCGCCACGCTGGACTGCCAGCGCCGGATCTGGGCGGTCGCGGCGCTCGCGCGCGGCTGGCCGCAGGTGCTCGACGTGGTGCCGGGCATGAACAATCTCACGGTGGTGTTCGATCCGTTCGAGACCTCGGCGGCGGCGCTGCTGCCGCGGCTCGAGGCCGCCTGGCGCGAGGCCGATCCCGATGCCGCGCCGGGCCGCGAGGTCGAGATCCCGGTGATCTACGGCGGCGAGGCCGGCCCCGATCTCGCGGCGGTCGCCGCGCATACCGGACTGGCCGCGCGCGAGGTGGTCGAACGCCACGCGGCCGGCAGCTACATCGTGTTCTTCCTCGGTTTCCAGCCCGGCTTCGCCTATCTCGGCGGCCTCGAGGCGGCCCTGCACACGCCGCGTCGCACCGCGCCGCGCCTGGAGGTGGCGGCCGGCTCGGTCGGCATCGGCGGCGCGCAGACCGGCATCTACCCGGCCAGCGCACCCGGCGGCTGGCAACTGATCGGCCGCACCGCCCTGCCCCTGTTCGATCCCGCGCAGACGCCGCCCACCCTGCTGCAGCCGGGCGACCGCGTACGCTTCACGGTGCGGGAGGTGCAGGCATCATGAGCCAGGGCTCCGCTTCCGCCGGCATCGAGGTGCTGCGCGCCGGGCCGCTGTCGACGGTGCAGGACACCGGCCGGCGCGGTTTTCGTCACCTGGGCGTGGCGCTGGGCGGCGCGCTCGACACGCTGGCGCTCGAGGTCGGCAACCGGCTGGTCGGCAACCGCCCCGCGGCGGCCGCCATCGAGATCACGCTCGGCCCCGCCAGCTTCCGCTTCCCGCGCGCCACGCGCATCGCGATCACCGGCACCGGCTTCGGCGCCATGCTCGACGGCCGGCGCGTGCATGCCTGGTGGAGCCTGCCGGTGGCGGCCGGGCAGACCCTCGCGCTGCAGGTCGCACAGCACGGCATGCGCGGTTATCTGTGCGTGGCGGGCGGCATCGACGTGCTGCCGGTGCTCGGCTCGCGCAGCACCGACCTGGGCTCGCGCTTCGGCGGCCTGGGCGGGCGCGCGCTGCGCGACGGCGACCGCCTGCCGGTCGGCCAGCCCGGTGCCGCCACACCCGCCTGTCTCGCGCCCGAGGCGCAGGAATTCGGCGTCAAGGCGCCGGCCTGGTGCGCCTCGCTGATGCCGAGCGAGGCGCTGCCGCGCCGCCCGCATACGCATGCATCCTGGCCCACCCTGGTGCGGGTGCTGGCCGGCCCGCAATACGGCGGCTTCGCGAGCGCCTCGCAGCAGGCGCTGTGGAACGAGGAATGGCGCGTCACGCCCAACAGCAACCGGATGGGCTACCGCCTGGCGGGGCCGGCCCTGCTGCGCGAGGCGCGCGAGGAACTGCTCTCGCACGCGGTGCTGCCGGGCACCATCCAGGTTCCGCCGAACGGCCAGCCGATCGTGCTGATGCACGACGCCCAGACCACCGGCGGTTATCCGCAGATCGGCACGGTGATCCGCGCCGATCTCTGGAAGCTCGCCCAGGCGCGCCTGAACCTGCCGATCCGCTTCGTGCCGACCACCGCCGAGGCCGCGCGCGAGGCGCTCGCGGCCGAGCGCGCCTACCTGCGCCAGATCGACGTGGCGATCGCGCTGCGCGACGAGGCGCACCAGCGGCAGCGCCGGGCGCTGGCGGCCGGCACCCGGGCCGCCTGACGGCTCCCCTCACCCCTCATGACGAGAACATCATGGAAATCGATCTGAATGCCGATCTCGGCGAGGGCTGCGGCTCCGACGAGGCGCTCCTGGACCTCGTCACGTCGGCGAATATCGCGTGCGGCTGGCACGCGGGCGGCGCGCAGGCGATGCGCGACTGCGTGCGCTGGTCGGTCGAGAAGAATGTCTCGATCGGCGCGCACCCGAGCTTCCACGACCCGGAGAACTTCGGGCGCAAGGAGATGGACCTGCCGGCGAGCGAGATCTACGCCGGCGTCCTCTATCAACTGGGTGCGCTATCTGCGATCGCACAAGCCGAGGGCGGGCGCATCGCCCACGTCAAGCCGCATGGCGCGCTCTACAACCAGGCCGCGCGCGACCCGCGCATCGCCGACGCGGTGGTGGCGGCGATCCACGACTTCGACCCGTCGGTGGCCGTGTTCGGCCTGGCCGGCAGCGGCTTCGTGGGCGCCGCGCGGCGCCTGGGCCTGGCCGCCGTGGAGGAGGTGTTCGCCGATCGCGGCTACCGCGCCGACGGCTCGCTGGTGCCGCGCAGCGAGGCCGGCGCGATGGTGGAGGACGAGGACGAGATGCTGGCGCGCACGCTGGAGATGGTGCGCGGGCGGCGCGTGCGGGCGGTGACCGGCGAGTGGGTGCCGCTCAATGCGCAGACGGTCTGCCTGCACGGCGACGGCCCGCATGCGCTAGCCTTCGCGCGGCGTATCCGCAATGCGCTGGAGCACGCGGGCGTGACGCTGACGGCGCCGGGCGCGGCGCATGCCTGAATGGCGCACGACCGCGGCGCGCCGGTACCGCCTGCCGGTGCGACAGGCTCGCG contains:
- a CDS encoding complex I NDUFA9 subunit family protein, producing MDRPPLALIGGTGFIGARLVANLVRDGRPVRIAARRREHARHLATLPVEIVELDSFDTRSLARFVAGAQVAVNLVGVLHGGHGKPYGEGFRQAHVALPAALAAACAEAGVPQLVQVSALGADSRGPSMYQRSKGDGEAALHAAAAASGGALAVTVLRPSVVFGPGDAFLSTFARLQRSLPVLPLAMPDAQFQPIYVGDVAQALSRVSGLREAYGKTYELGGPKVYTLEQLVRYCGVLVGHEARILRLPDALARWQARLFECLPGEPVMTRDNLDSMRVPNLASGPLAPELGIRPASIESVAPSYLGAGGTRHDAWRARR
- the pxpB gene encoding 5-oxoprolinase subunit PxpB — its product is MTAPRLYPLGDTALVCEAPPPATLDCQRRIWAVAALARGWPQVLDVVPGMNNLTVVFDPFETSAAALLPRLEAAWREADPDAAPGREVEIPVIYGGEAGPDLAAVAAHTGLAAREVVERHAAGSYIVFFLGFQPGFAYLGGLEAALHTPRRTAPRLEVAAGSVGIGGAQTGIYPASAPGGWQLIGRTALPLFDPAQTPPTLLQPGDRVRFTVREVQAS
- a CDS encoding flagella synthesis protein FlgN produces the protein MKEALLATINDEHATVEAFASLLAYEQQALTAASPADTLPDIIERKTQLVERLATLEKQRDVQLAALGYPAGRVGIDAASERDPSVASRWKLLREATERVRHANLNNGMLIRIRMDYNERTLQVLRAQPARAGLYGPDGRVSGAAR
- a CDS encoding winged helix DNA-binding protein; the protein is MVPAVPDKAPRSPAQIVSSEHLVSETSVELSELEYGLIMASNAFNRWMVRCMDAAGAKDMTAIEVSLLHHVGHRDRKKKLADICFVLNIEDTHVATYALKKLAARGYVCGEKSGKEVLFSVTPAGRALCEQYREVRERCLIETLKESGLTNRQIGEAAQLLRNASGLYDTAARAAASL
- a CDS encoding 5-formyltetrahydrofolate cyclo-ligase encodes the protein MSESIARPPVANRKQALRETLAPLRRAASGEAAANAALARRILDLLGKHPLLTVGFYWPLPGEFDARATVAEWLADDHRRRAALPVIAEPHTPLSFRRWTPDAPMRTGHHRIPEPAEGEALVPDLLLIPCVGFDKQGFRLGYGGGYYDRTLAAWPNEALPVTIGVAYEVSALDALPRESHDRPLDWILTERHAYRSGAAG
- a CDS encoding multifunctional CCA addition/repair protein; the protein is MKIYAVGGAIRDELLGVPVQDRDYVVVGATPEQLAAQGYRPVGKDFPVFLHPRTHEEYALARTERKTAAGYHGFQFYFAPDVTLEEDLARRDLSINAMARELSPDGSLVGPVVDPFDGRADLAAKRFRHVGPAFVEDPVRILRIARFAARFADFTVAPETLALMREMVTAGEVDALVPERVWQELSRGLMEAKPSRMFEVLRECGALARILPEVDALFGVPQRADYHPEVDTGVHVMMVVDYAARHGYTLPVRFAALTHDLGKATTPEHVLPRHIGHEGRSVDLLKPLSERLRVPNECRDLALLVAREHGNLHQVMKMGAAALVRFLERADALRKPGRFAEMLQACESDARGRLGLEAQPYPQAERLRRALLAARSVDAGQVAAGLRGNPEGIREAVHRARIAAVAAELSIDADAGE
- the pxpA gene encoding 5-oxoprolinase subunit PxpA, whose protein sequence is MEIDLNADLGEGCGSDEALLDLVTSANIACGWHAGGAQAMRDCVRWSVEKNVSIGAHPSFHDPENFGRKEMDLPASEIYAGVLYQLGALSAIAQAEGGRIAHVKPHGALYNQAARDPRIADAVVAAIHDFDPSVAVFGLAGSGFVGAARRLGLAAVEEVFADRGYRADGSLVPRSEAGAMVEDEDEMLARTLEMVRGRRVRAVTGEWVPLNAQTVCLHGDGPHALAFARRIRNALEHAGVTLTAPGAAHA
- a CDS encoding GNAT family N-acetyltransferase — protein: MSGAPAVAIRAARPADAPAVSALLRQLGYEAGPAQVQGRLEALAGSAADTVLVAAVGSEIAGCISLHALPLFHAEGRLGRITSLVVDQGRRSRGIGGALMAAAAAWFEAAGCVKTEVTSGDHRADAHRFYARHGYARDGQRLSRRGPFDLVATEPRA
- a CDS encoding biotin-dependent carboxyltransferase family protein; this encodes MSQGSASAGIEVLRAGPLSTVQDTGRRGFRHLGVALGGALDTLALEVGNRLVGNRPAAAAIEITLGPASFRFPRATRIAITGTGFGAMLDGRRVHAWWSLPVAAGQTLALQVAQHGMRGYLCVAGGIDVLPVLGSRSTDLGSRFGGLGGRALRDGDRLPVGQPGAATPACLAPEAQEFGVKAPAWCASLMPSEALPRRPHTHASWPTLVRVLAGPQYGGFASASQQALWNEEWRVTPNSNRMGYRLAGPALLREAREELLSHAVLPGTIQVPPNGQPIVLMHDAQTTGGYPQIGTVIRADLWKLAQARLNLPIRFVPTTAEAAREALAAERAYLRQIDVAIALRDEAHQRQRRALAAGTRAA
- a CDS encoding glutathione S-transferase family protein; protein product: MQLIIGDKSYSSWSMRPWVLMRHFGIPFDETLIELRTPETSARIRAVSPSGKVPCLIDDDGLAIWDSLAIAETLAERHPALAMWPAEPAARARARSVSAEMHAGFVALRAEMPLDIRATLPGREASPAALADVARIDALWRDCLAASGGPFLFGAFGIADAMYAPVVMRFVTYAPPLSEVAAAYVARMLAVPAVAAWADEARHETRVFDH
- a CDS encoding lytic transglycosylase domain-containing protein, producing MSTSLVRVYRAAAMTLSAVVLAAGAAACAAQPVDDVTSNDDQVFVQLREAARANNPARAAQLAAMIPNYPAPSYLEYFQIKPQLFDSSGKARIDAPDAPVLSFLQRYDGQAIADRMRNDYLLVLGARHDWRGFDEQYKRFVLDDDTQVKCYSLESRASRGENVADMARHLLVEPKNYGDACVDLISALAVNQQFSSDDVWTQARLAFEQNYTTTAGKIVDVLGPRPAGFDQAAGAPPLFLARGVGSDAVSRQLALIAITRMARNDPDQAAGMMGTLTQLSKSEQAIAWGEIGMQAALKRSPMALQYYKQSGGAPLSVPGYEWRVRAALLAGDWPSVRWAIDQMPDELRAQPAWLYWHGRALKQAGDAGGANRDFEQVAGRFDFYGQLSAEELGQKTVIPPRTTVSDAEVDAMSQVPGFALARRFYALNLRLEGNREWNWPLRGMTDRQLLAAAEYAKRIDMLDRTVNTADRTTAMHDFTLRYPSPYRPIVERYAATSGLDIEWAYGLIRQESRFITSARSSAGAGGLMQLMPATAQLVAKKLGMGGLSRAQMHDIDTNIQLGTWYLSDIYQKFDDSAVLATAGYNAGPGRPRQWRQVLTQPVEGAIFAETIPFNETRDYVKNVLSNTTYYAALFEGKPQSLKARLGFVSP